A section of the Humulus lupulus chromosome 2, drHumLupu1.1, whole genome shotgun sequence genome encodes:
- the LOC133817336 gene encoding F-box protein At3g07870-like: MKRARKSSALGTENSNPTQLIQSFSISDLPSRILVGIFLTLPTKSIVFCKSVCKKWNTLISNPHFSKLHFAQAKPQFLLRTRDSTRSSRTLFLVDIEENGTGFNRENESHTPNKPSIILNTKLKIPLRNAEVLLNNNNNDEGPNNKGNRRLKLKPKDHNYNIVNSCKGLLCLSEHSRNDPVAVANPVTGEFVKLPRTCNDLDCKTFVDCGLGFSPKSKKFKVVRIFSGYTAVTERVVRQSYGKTVAEVHTLGTDSWRSVTGAVPYSFKKLAFPTYINGALYAFCINNKESDCIVSFLFDNEQFEPVPLPPQWKWRPKRRNVSMGVLGVDQLCVCDTSDVETTKIWVMKDDGVSKSWTQFFTIYTDWPCGLCQPLNHFKNGALLMFSNCLQELIYSDQKHFRDKYLGIHGLKSRYEAIVHTPSFVSLKDIVVGPRGTVDILNINSRCGKLKLQGETKTHYLVEQHKEMGPLNCSSNEVEVKYWTKHFWSK, encoded by the exons ATGAAAAGAGCAAGGAAATCATCAGCTCTCGGCACTGAGAACTCTAACCCTACCCAACTGATTCAAAGTTTCTCCATAAGCGACCTTCCAAGCCGCATCCTTGTAGGAATTTTTCTAACTCTGCCTACCAAAAGCATTGTTTTCTGCAAATCCGTATGCAAGAAATGGAACACACTGATTTCCAATCCTCACTTCTCTAAGTTGCACTTTGCCCAAGCAAAGCCCCAATTTTTGCTCCGAACTCGTGACTCGACCCGAAGCTCCAGAACTCTGTTCTTGGTTGATATCGAAGAAAATGGGACTGGTTTTAATCGAGAGAACGAATCTCATACCCCTAATAAACCTTCCATTATACTAAATACCAAATTGAAAATCCCACTACGCAATGCCGAAGTTCtgcttaataataataataatgacgaGGGTCCCAACAATAAGGGGAATCGTCGCCTTAAATTGAAGCCGAAAGATCACAATTACAACATCGTGAACTCGTGCAAAGGCTTGCTTTGCTTGTCTGAACACTCGCGCAACGACCCGGTTGCGGTGGCCAATCCCGTCACCGGCGAGTTTGTAAAGCTTCCTCGGACTTGTAATGATTTAGATTGCAAGACTTTCGTTGATTGTGGATTAGGGTTCAGTCCAAAGAGTAAAAAATTCAAAGTGGTTAGAATTTTCTCTGGATATACAGCAGTGACTGAACGTGTTGTGAGGCAGAGTTATGGTAAAACAGTCGCAGAGGTACACACTCTTGGGACAGATTCATGGCGTAGTGTCACTGGTGCTGTTCCATATTCGTTTAAGAAGCTAGCATTTCCTACCTACATCAATGGAGCTCTCTATGCTTTTTGTATCAACAATAAGGAGTCAGATTGTATCGTTTCCTTCTTGTTCGACAATGAGCAATTCGAGCCGGTTCCTCTGCCGCCTCAGTGGAAGTGGAGGCCTAAACGGAGGAATGTGAGCATGGGAGTTTTGGGTGTTGATCAGCTTTGCGTGTGTGATACTTCTGATGTTGAAACCACTAAGATTTGGGTGATGAAAGATGATGGTGTGAGCAAATCTTGGACTCAGTTCTTTACTATTTATACTGATTGGCCTTGTGGCTTGTGTCAACCTCTAAATCACTTTAAGAATGGAGCTCTTTTAATGTTCAGTAACTGTTTGCAAGAGCTAATTTACTCTGACCAAAAACACTTTAGAGacaaatatcttgggattcatggCCTTAAATCGAGATATGAGGCCATAGTTCACACTCCGAGCTTTGTTTCCCTCAAGGACATTGTGGTTGGGCCTAGGGGAACTGTTGACATACTTAATATCAATTCAAG ATGTGGGAAATTAAAACTGCAAGGGGAGACTAAAACTCATTACTTGGTGGAACAACATAAAGAGATGGGACCTCTTAATTGCTCTTCTAACGAAGTTGAAGTAAAGTATTGGACCAAGCACTTTTGGTCGAAGTAG